From one Bacillota bacterium genomic stretch:
- a CDS encoding leucine dehydrogenase, with amino-acid sequence MNKFDYMEKHGYEQIVYFYDKTTGLKGMTCIHNTTLGPALGGTRLWNYECEEDAALDCLRLARGMTYKAAAAGLNLGGGKTVLIGDANVVKNEAYFRALGRYVQSLNGRYITAEDVNTSTKDMDYVHMETDYVVGLEGKSGNPSPYTALGVFYGIKASLQVTFGDDDISKYTFAVQGTGQTGYYLINFLLEAKAKKIYFTEINPSHISRMKKEHPEVEFVKPEEIFSLNVDVFSPCAMGAQLNDNTIPQIKAKIVAGSANNVLEDEEKHGLMIKERGILYAPDFVINAGGLINVYHELVIYNEERSKRDISKIYDRLIDIYSIAKKEDISTHAAAKLFAKNRIETINNVHSNYIKR; translated from the coding sequence ATGAACAAGTTTGATTACATGGAGAAACACGGCTACGAACAAATCGTCTATTTTTACGACAAAACAACAGGGTTAAAAGGAATGACTTGTATTCACAATACAACCTTAGGACCTGCTTTAGGCGGAACCAGGCTATGGAATTATGAATGTGAAGAAGATGCAGCTTTAGATTGTTTACGTTTAGCAAGAGGAATGACTTATAAAGCAGCTGCAGCAGGATTAAATTTAGGTGGAGGAAAGACTGTTTTAATCGGTGATGCAAATGTTGTCAAAAACGAAGCCTATTTTAGAGCTTTAGGTCGATACGTTCAAAGTTTAAATGGACGCTATATTACCGCAGAAGATGTAAATACTTCAACAAAAGATATGGATTATGTTCATATGGAAACAGATTACGTAGTAGGACTTGAAGGAAAATCAGGAAATCCATCTCCATACACTGCATTAGGAGTTTTTTATGGAATCAAAGCATCTTTACAAGTTACCTTTGGAGATGATGATATCTCTAAATATACATTTGCTGTACAAGGAACAGGACAAACAGGATATTATTTAATTAATTTTTTACTTGAAGCAAAAGCAAAAAAAATCTACTTTACAGAAATCAATCCATCCCATATTTCAAGAATGAAAAAAGAACATCCAGAAGTTGAATTTGTTAAGCCAGAAGAAATCTTCTCATTGAATGTTGATGTATTTTCACCTTGTGCAATGGGTGCGCAATTAAACGATAATACGATTCCTCAAATTAAAGCTAAAATCGTTGCAGGTTCAGCAAATAACGTTTTAGAAGACGAAGAAAAACATGGATTAATGATTAAAGAAAGAGGCATTTTATACGCTCCTGACTTTGTTATCAATGCCGGTGGACTAATTAACGTATACCATGAACTTGTTATCTATAATGAAGAAAGATCAAAAAGAGACATTTCTAAAATTTATGACAGATTGATAGATATTTATTCCATTGCCAAAAAAGAAGACATTTCAACACATGCAGCTGCTAAACTTTTTGCAAAGAATAGAATCGAAACAATTAATAACGTTCATTCGAATTATATTAAAAGGTAA